Proteins co-encoded in one Pongo pygmaeus isolate AG05252 chromosome 23, NHGRI_mPonPyg2-v2.0_pri, whole genome shotgun sequence genomic window:
- the LOC129022860 gene encoding tubulin alpha-4 chain-like isoform X2 → MTKQADLCMGLQGFLIFHSFGGGTGSGFVSLLMERLSVDYRKKSKLKFAIYPVPQVSTAMTEPYNSILTTYTSLEHSDCAFTVDSKATYDMSAQPGHRVSHVHQPQSSGQIVSSITASL, encoded by the coding sequence GCGGATCTGTGCATGGGACTGCAGGGCTTCCTCATCTTCCACAGCTTTGGGGGCGGCACTGGCTCTGGGTTCGTGTCTCTGCTCATGGAGCGGCTCTCGGTGGACTACAGGAAGAAGTCCAAGCTGAAGTTTGCCATTTACCCAGTCCCCCAGGTCTCCACGGCCATGACGGAGCCCTACAACTCCATCCTGACCACCTACACGTCCCTGGAACATTCTGACTGTGCCTTCACGGTCGACAGCAAAGCCACCTATGACATGTCGGCACAACCTGGACATCGAGTGTCCCACGTACACCAACCTCAGTCGTCTGGGCAGATCGTGTCCTCCATCACGGCCTCCCTGTGA
- the THAP7 gene encoding THAP domain-containing protein 7: MSVRLSPPSRASTPTSLWTGVRLDLSQRSSRGELPPLRLSRLPEHCRFPLPGRPVHWGRSIVPGCLRRKVRPERTKEKPTWATILVVRGAGTTRTRQRLAHWRRLLPQLARNSPRPARVAGHLRLSSLYGTNFRRALPLARLRRRSNGQTMPRHCSAAGCCTRDTRETRNRGISFHRLPKKDNPRRGLWLANCQRLDPSGQGLWDPASEYIYFCSKHFEENCFELVGISGYHRLKEGAVPTIFESFSKLRRTTKTKGHSYSPGPPEVSRLRRCRKRCSEGRGPTTPFSPPPPADVTCFPVEEASAPATLPASPAGRLEPGLSSPFSDLLGPLGAQADEAGCSAQPSPERQPSPLEPRPVSPSAYMLRLPPPAGAYIQNEHSYQVGSALLWKRRAEAALDALDKAQRQLQACKRREQRLRLRLTKLQQERAREKRAQADARQTLKEHVQDFAMQLSSSMA; this comes from the exons ATGTCAGTGCGGCTCTCGCCACCATCAAGAGCAAGCACACCAACCAGTTTGTGGACTGGTGTCCGATTGGATTTAAG TCAAAGGTCTTCCCGAGGCGAGCTGCCGCCCCTGCGGCTTTCGAGGCTCCCAGAACACTGCCGCTTTCCGCTCCCAGGCCGACCCGTACACTGGGGCCGCTCCATCGTGCCGGGGTGTTTACGGAGAAAAGTGAGGCCTGAACGGACGAAAGAGAAGCCCACGTGGGCCACAATACTGGTAGTCCGAGGAGCTGGGACGACGCGGACGCGACAGAGACTCGCACACTGGCGCCGCTTACTACCCCAGCTCGCTAGGAACTCGCCCCGCCCAGCCCGGGTGGCGGGGCACCTCCGGCTCTCCAGTCTCTATGGTACCAACTTCCGGCGCGCGCTACCCCTCGCGAGACTTCGGCGGCGCAGCAATGGCCAGACC ATGCCGCGTCACTGCTCCGCCGCCGGCTGCTGCACACGGGACACGCGCGAGACGCGCAACCGCGGCATCTCCTTCCACAG ACTTCCCAAGAAAGACAACCCGAGGCGAGGCTTGTGGCTGGCCAACTGCCAGCGGCTGGACCCCAGCGGCCAGGGCCTGTGGGACCCGGCATCCGAGTACATCTACTTCTGCTCCAAACACTTTGAGGAGAACTGCTTTGAGCTGGTGGGAATCAG CGGGTATCACAGGCTAAAGGAGGGGGCAGTCCCCACCATATTTGAGTCTTTCTCCAAGTTGCGCCGGACAACCAAGACCAAAGGACACAGTTATTCACCTGGCCCCCCTGAAGTCAGCCGGCTCAGACGATGCAGGAAGCG CTGCTCCGAGGGCCGAGGGCCCACAACTCCATTTTCTCCACCTCCACCTGCTGATGTCACCTGCTTTCCTGTAGAAGAGGCCTCAGCACCTGCCACTTTGCCGGCCTCCCCAGCTGGGAGGCTGGAGCCTGGCCTTAGCAGCCCCTTTTCAGACCTACTGGGCCccctgggtgcccaggcagatGAAGCAGGCTGCAGTGCCCAGCCTTCACCAGAGCGGCAGCCCTCCCCTCTCGAACCACGGCCAGTCTCCCCCTCAGCCTATATGCTGCGCCTGCCCCCACCCGCCGGAGCCTACATCCAGAATGAACACAGCTACCAGGTGGGCAGCGCCTTACTCTGGAAGCGGCGAGCTGAGGCGGCCCTTGATGCCCTTGACAAGGCCCAGCGCCAGCTGCAGGCCTGCAAGCGGCGGGAGCAGCGGCTGCGGCTGAGACTGACCAAGCTGCAGCAGGAGCGGGCACGGGAGAAGCGGGCACAGGCAGATGCCCGCCAGACTCTGAAGGAGCATGTGCAGGACTTTGCCATGCAGCTGAGCAGCAGCATGGCCTGA
- the LOC129022860 gene encoding tubulin alpha-4 chain-like isoform X1 has protein sequence MQSELGFPNPQADLCMGLQGFLIFHSFGGGTGSGFVSLLMERLSVDYRKKSKLKFAIYPVPQVSTAMTEPYNSILTTYTSLEHSDCAFTVDSKATYDMSAQPGHRVSHVHQPQSSGQIVSSITASL, from the coding sequence GCGGATCTGTGCATGGGACTGCAGGGCTTCCTCATCTTCCACAGCTTTGGGGGCGGCACTGGCTCTGGGTTCGTGTCTCTGCTCATGGAGCGGCTCTCGGTGGACTACAGGAAGAAGTCCAAGCTGAAGTTTGCCATTTACCCAGTCCCCCAGGTCTCCACGGCCATGACGGAGCCCTACAACTCCATCCTGACCACCTACACGTCCCTGGAACATTCTGACTGTGCCTTCACGGTCGACAGCAAAGCCACCTATGACATGTCGGCACAACCTGGACATCGAGTGTCCCACGTACACCAACCTCAGTCGTCTGGGCAGATCGTGTCCTCCATCACGGCCTCCCTGTGA